A single genomic interval of Juglans regia cultivar Chandler chromosome 1, Walnut 2.0, whole genome shotgun sequence harbors:
- the LOC108991958 gene encoding uncharacterized protein LOC108991958 isoform X1 yields MSEILEQLGHIDLPNVKCTKKYRSDEAMHFPGHDGPSCSLNENPATINSVVDIVATISNKKKKKKKKRKKGKSTKSSTDITLDGTGLRKCDLDTEVGSFQLSREGMNNPSSKYDADLKKDPPSAGVSLQLPPCTSEFCENQNAHNGKKLPQCSKIRNSNLTDNYLPDAMQNHNDCESNNRCEGSKISRQEPEELSNNCFSEHLENQSPRHLSRCNTYEIMNSMSCKAKNCIGDNHGDTNICELCHSAWNVHGITPCNDFKSNNLTSQCDVVPKTNSHFPIQVGRGNSCLVQQKNQNNAKGAQPNWKRRSSFCYVERDVCLLEKNLWVKHNSFSSRGLLPRPLISPPGYKKSAHGIKMMVNKESLMHANMPPLVESPQWASQQKLNRVFYKHVSQLSQPSTMEIDCGKSKSYNSFNHENNYSIKEGLGSYGGNFFRLHDKSVLFQKESSQVCYELYQYKNGNSAQRASYNSQYTAGYGSYYLNSSPAFSPLIRRNAPPSTDLIMPGQCELNGFQPHNCMKAPRMEGVSSRSFRAPIDRKMCPNLKFHNGPKHSPSVKKWIPVGTKTSKLLKQTSSAGESCIAENSSAKVDSQEVVTVSAKDHQKNYKKPNFNPKFLIGSHISAEAFKAAYQMQLESEVIHLVMGYPLAEFERLVHSAAPVITSSFVYEKCAICTDNQLSHCFLCKHQIPNVSLRAVWNWYEKPGNYGLEVKAEDSRNLKGLDIDSMSFHAHFVPFLSAVQLFGFPRPPKHSVKNREHANLEMQGKGELESHSSFPATSFVRQYPEDFEVQGNEEDGIEPVANCDSVEEPVSSLKFSLCNESDSLSLDCLPTFLDTELLFEFFESEQPQNRKPLYDKIVELIGTGSSNNQIYGDPSKLELMKLHELHPASWFSVAWYPIYRIPEGNFRASFLTFHSLGHLVHKLLWSDSLNKDVFCIVSPVLGLQSYNAQGECWFNRKIPVETSLKESTPFNGSEILKERLKKLEENALLFSRGCVYKNNVMSFNRQPDYEFFLSRKS; encoded by the exons ATGTCAGAGATTTTGGAGCAGCTGGGACATATAGATTTACCGAATGTCAAGTGTACAAAAAAGTATAGATCTGATGAAGCCATGCATTTTCCCGGTCATGACGGCCCCTCTTGTTCTTTAAATGAGAACCCCGCCACCATTAATAGTGTGGTGGATATAGTTGCTACAATTTctaacaagaagaagaagaagaagaagaagagaaagaaaggcAAGTCAACTAAAAGTTCCACTGATATAACACTTGATGGCACAGGATTAAGAAAATGCGATTTAGACACTGAAGTTGGTTCTTTTCAGTTATCCAGGGAGGGGATGAACAATCCCTCATCTAAGTATGACGCAGACTTGAAGAAGGATCCTCCATCTGCTGGTGTTAGTCTTCAATTGCCACCATGTACATCtgaattttgtgaaaatcaGAATGCTCACAATGGCAAGAAACTCCCTCAATGTTCCAAGATCAGAAATTCTAATCTCACCGACAATTACTTACCAGATGCTATGCAGAATCATAATGATTGTGAATCCAACAACCGCTGTGAGGGCTCAAAAATCAGCAGGCAAGAGCCTGAAGAACTAAGCAACAACTGTTTTTCAGAGCATCTTGAGAACCAGTCTCCCAGACATTTATCTCGATGCAATACTTATGAGATAATGAATTCCATGTCGTGTAAGGCCAAAAATTGTATTGGTGACAACCATGGAGATACCAATATCTGTGAACTGTGTCACAGTGCCTGGAATGTTCATGGTATCACTCCATGTAATGATTTTAAATCTAACAATTTGACATCTCAGTGCGATGTTGTACCCAAAACTAACAGTCATTTCCCTATCCAGGTTGGGAGGGGAAATAGCTGCTTAGTCCAGCAGAAGAATCAGAACAATGCAAAGGGTGCACAACCCAACTGGAAAAGAAGATCAAGTTTTTGTTATGTAGAGAGGGATGTTTGTCTGCTAGAGAAGAATCTTTGGGTCAAGCATAATTCATTTTCAAGTAGAGGACTGTTACCCAGACCCTTAATTTCACCTCCAGGCTACAAGAAATCTGCACATGGAATTAAAATGATGGTCAACAAAGAGTCATTAATGCATGCGAATATGCCGCCATTGGTTGAATCTCCACAATGGGCTTCTCAGCAGAAGTTGAACAGGGTATTTTATAAACATGTTTCACAGTTAAGTCAACCAAGTACTATGGAAATTGACTGTGGGAAATCAAAATCATACAATTCATTCAATCATGAGAACAACTACAGTATAAAGGAAGGACTGGGAAGCTATGGTGGCAACTTCTTTAGGCTTCATGATAAGTCAgttctctttcaaaaagaatCATCACAGGTTTGTTATGAATTGTATCAGTACAAAAATGGGAATTCTGCACAAAGAGCCAGTTACAATAGTCAGTACACTGCAGGTTATGGTTCCTactatttaaattcatctcctGCATTTTCCCCTCTCATAAGGCGAAATGCACCTCCCTCAACAGATTTGATAATGCCAGGTCAATGTGAGCTAAATGGGTTCCAGCCACACAATTGCATGAAGGCTCCAAGGATGGAAGGTGTGTCAAGTAGGTCTTTTCGTGCACCTATAGACAGAAAAATGTGCCCAAACTTGAAATTTCATAATGGACCTAAACATAGCCCAAGTGTAAAGAAGTGGATTCCCGTTGGTACAAAGACGTCCAAGCTTCTGAAACAAACTAGTTCTGCTGGTGAATCCTGCATTGCAGAAAATTCCAGTGCCAAAGTAGATAGTCAGGAAGTTGTAACTGTAAGTGCTAAAGatcaccaaaaaaattataaaaaacccAACTTCAATCCCAAGTTCTTAATAGGCTCACATATATCTGCAGAAGCTTTTAAGGCAGCTTACCAAATGCAACTTGAATCGGAGGTCATTCACCTTGTTATGGGCTATCCACTTGCAGAATTTGAAAGGCTGGTCCATTCTGCTGCTCCAGTAATCACTTCTTCATTTGTATATGAAAAATGTGCCATTTGCACAGATAATCAGCTGTCCCATTGTTTCCTCTGCAAGCACCAGATACCTAATGTATCACTACGTGCTGTTTGGAACTGGTATGAGAAGCCGGGGAATTATGGGTTGGAAGTCAAGGCAGAAGATTCTCGGAATCTAAAGGGGTTGGATATTGATTCTATGTCCTTCCATGCTCATTTTGTTCCTTTCCTTTCAGCCGTCCAGTTGTTTGGCTTCCCTCGTCCCCCCAAGCATTCTGTTAAAAATAGAGAGCATGCCAACCTTGAAATGCAGGGCAAAGGAGAACTTGAATCTCACTCATCTTTTCCCGCAACATCGTTTGTCAGACAATATCCAGAAGATTTTGAGGTTCAGGGGAATGAGGAAGATGGTATAGAACCAGTGGCTAATTGTGACTCAGTTGAGGAACCTGTCAGTTCATTGAAGTTTTCCCTATGCAATGAAAGTGATAGTTTGAGTTTAGATTGTTTGCCTACCTTCTTGGATACCGAGCTCTTATTTGAATTTTTCGAATCTGAGCAGCCACAGAATCGAAAGCCTCTTTATGATAA AATTGTAGAGCTCATTGGCACTGGATCTtctaataatcaaatatatggTGACCCATCAAAGCTAGAACTTATGAAGCTGCACGAACTACATCCTGCATCTTG GTTTTCAGTGGCCTGGTATCCAATATATCGAATTCCAGAAGGGAACTTCCGTGCATCATTTTTGACTTTCCATTCACTAGGGCATCTGGTCCACAAACTCCTTTGGAGTGATTCTCTGAATAAAGACGTATTCTGCATTGTCTCCCCCGTGTTAGGATTGCAAAGCTACAATGCACAG
- the LOC108991958 gene encoding uncharacterized protein LOC108991958 isoform X2 yields MSEILEQLGHIDLPNVKCTKKYRSDEAMHFPGHDGPSCSLNENPATINSVVDIVATISNKKKKKKKKRKKGKSTKSSTDITLDGTGLRKCDLDTEVGSFQLSREGMNNPSSKYDADLKKDPPSAGVSLQLPPCTSEFCENQNAHNGKKLPQCSKIRNSNLTDNYLPDAMQNHNDCESNNRCEGSKISRQEPEELSNNCFSEHLENQSPRHLSRCNTYEIMNSMSCKAKNCIGDNHGDTNICELCHSAWNVHGITPCNDFKSNNLTSQCDVVPKTNSHFPIQVGRGNSCLVQQKNQNNAKGAQPNWKRRSSFCYVERDVCLLEKNLWVKHNSFSSRGLLPRPLISPPGYKKSAHGIKMMVNKESLMHANMPPLVESPQWASQQKLNRVFYKHVSQLSQPSTMEIDCGKSKSYNSFNHENNYSIKEGLGSYGGNFFRLHDKSVLFQKESSQVCYELYQYKNGNSAQRASYNSQYTAGYGSYYLNSSPAFSPLIRRNAPPSTDLIMPGQCELNGFQPHNCMKAPRMEGVSSRSFRAPIDRKMCPNLKFHNGPKHSPSVKKWIPVGTKTSKLLKQTSSAGESCIAENSSAKVDSQEVVTVSAKDHQKNYKKPNFNPKFLIGSHISAEAFKAAYQMQLESEVIHLVMGYPLAEFERLVHSAAPVITSSFVYEKCAICTDNQLSHCFLCKHQIPNVSLRAVWNWYEKPGNYGLEVKAEDSRNLKGLDIDSMSFHAHFVPFLSAVQLFGFPRPPKHSVKNREHANLEMQGKGELESHSSFPATSFVRQYPEDFEVQGNEEDGIEPVANCDSVEEPVSSLKFSLCNESDSLSLDCLPTFLDTELLFEFFESEQPQNRKPLYDKIVELIGTGSSNNQIYGDPSKLELMKLHELHPASW; encoded by the exons ATGTCAGAGATTTTGGAGCAGCTGGGACATATAGATTTACCGAATGTCAAGTGTACAAAAAAGTATAGATCTGATGAAGCCATGCATTTTCCCGGTCATGACGGCCCCTCTTGTTCTTTAAATGAGAACCCCGCCACCATTAATAGTGTGGTGGATATAGTTGCTACAATTTctaacaagaagaagaagaagaagaagaagagaaagaaaggcAAGTCAACTAAAAGTTCCACTGATATAACACTTGATGGCACAGGATTAAGAAAATGCGATTTAGACACTGAAGTTGGTTCTTTTCAGTTATCCAGGGAGGGGATGAACAATCCCTCATCTAAGTATGACGCAGACTTGAAGAAGGATCCTCCATCTGCTGGTGTTAGTCTTCAATTGCCACCATGTACATCtgaattttgtgaaaatcaGAATGCTCACAATGGCAAGAAACTCCCTCAATGTTCCAAGATCAGAAATTCTAATCTCACCGACAATTACTTACCAGATGCTATGCAGAATCATAATGATTGTGAATCCAACAACCGCTGTGAGGGCTCAAAAATCAGCAGGCAAGAGCCTGAAGAACTAAGCAACAACTGTTTTTCAGAGCATCTTGAGAACCAGTCTCCCAGACATTTATCTCGATGCAATACTTATGAGATAATGAATTCCATGTCGTGTAAGGCCAAAAATTGTATTGGTGACAACCATGGAGATACCAATATCTGTGAACTGTGTCACAGTGCCTGGAATGTTCATGGTATCACTCCATGTAATGATTTTAAATCTAACAATTTGACATCTCAGTGCGATGTTGTACCCAAAACTAACAGTCATTTCCCTATCCAGGTTGGGAGGGGAAATAGCTGCTTAGTCCAGCAGAAGAATCAGAACAATGCAAAGGGTGCACAACCCAACTGGAAAAGAAGATCAAGTTTTTGTTATGTAGAGAGGGATGTTTGTCTGCTAGAGAAGAATCTTTGGGTCAAGCATAATTCATTTTCAAGTAGAGGACTGTTACCCAGACCCTTAATTTCACCTCCAGGCTACAAGAAATCTGCACATGGAATTAAAATGATGGTCAACAAAGAGTCATTAATGCATGCGAATATGCCGCCATTGGTTGAATCTCCACAATGGGCTTCTCAGCAGAAGTTGAACAGGGTATTTTATAAACATGTTTCACAGTTAAGTCAACCAAGTACTATGGAAATTGACTGTGGGAAATCAAAATCATACAATTCATTCAATCATGAGAACAACTACAGTATAAAGGAAGGACTGGGAAGCTATGGTGGCAACTTCTTTAGGCTTCATGATAAGTCAgttctctttcaaaaagaatCATCACAGGTTTGTTATGAATTGTATCAGTACAAAAATGGGAATTCTGCACAAAGAGCCAGTTACAATAGTCAGTACACTGCAGGTTATGGTTCCTactatttaaattcatctcctGCATTTTCCCCTCTCATAAGGCGAAATGCACCTCCCTCAACAGATTTGATAATGCCAGGTCAATGTGAGCTAAATGGGTTCCAGCCACACAATTGCATGAAGGCTCCAAGGATGGAAGGTGTGTCAAGTAGGTCTTTTCGTGCACCTATAGACAGAAAAATGTGCCCAAACTTGAAATTTCATAATGGACCTAAACATAGCCCAAGTGTAAAGAAGTGGATTCCCGTTGGTACAAAGACGTCCAAGCTTCTGAAACAAACTAGTTCTGCTGGTGAATCCTGCATTGCAGAAAATTCCAGTGCCAAAGTAGATAGTCAGGAAGTTGTAACTGTAAGTGCTAAAGatcaccaaaaaaattataaaaaacccAACTTCAATCCCAAGTTCTTAATAGGCTCACATATATCTGCAGAAGCTTTTAAGGCAGCTTACCAAATGCAACTTGAATCGGAGGTCATTCACCTTGTTATGGGCTATCCACTTGCAGAATTTGAAAGGCTGGTCCATTCTGCTGCTCCAGTAATCACTTCTTCATTTGTATATGAAAAATGTGCCATTTGCACAGATAATCAGCTGTCCCATTGTTTCCTCTGCAAGCACCAGATACCTAATGTATCACTACGTGCTGTTTGGAACTGGTATGAGAAGCCGGGGAATTATGGGTTGGAAGTCAAGGCAGAAGATTCTCGGAATCTAAAGGGGTTGGATATTGATTCTATGTCCTTCCATGCTCATTTTGTTCCTTTCCTTTCAGCCGTCCAGTTGTTTGGCTTCCCTCGTCCCCCCAAGCATTCTGTTAAAAATAGAGAGCATGCCAACCTTGAAATGCAGGGCAAAGGAGAACTTGAATCTCACTCATCTTTTCCCGCAACATCGTTTGTCAGACAATATCCAGAAGATTTTGAGGTTCAGGGGAATGAGGAAGATGGTATAGAACCAGTGGCTAATTGTGACTCAGTTGAGGAACCTGTCAGTTCATTGAAGTTTTCCCTATGCAATGAAAGTGATAGTTTGAGTTTAGATTGTTTGCCTACCTTCTTGGATACCGAGCTCTTATTTGAATTTTTCGAATCTGAGCAGCCACAGAATCGAAAGCCTCTTTATGATAA AATTGTAGAGCTCATTGGCACTGGATCTtctaataatcaaatatatggTGACCCATCAAAGCTAGAACTTATGAAGCTGCACGAACTACATCCTGCATCTTGGTGA